The Zygotorulaspora mrakii chromosome 4, complete sequence nucleotide sequence CTCATTTGAGTCTCTATataaaaattcaaaaatctgTGAACAGGCTTGAGtgaaaatacttttttAATTTGCATACCTGCAGCTTGTTAAGAAGGACTATTTGCTTATTTTAATCATAACCTATTTAACTATCATTTAATTATCATTCATTTAATCTGATTTTGTGTCATCCATCagtcaaaaatgaaaactaaaaaaatgaaaataaaacaaaaaataatgatttcGCCCAGGATCGAACTGGGGACGTTCTGCGTGTTAAGCAGATGCCATAACCGACTAGACCACGAAACCACTTCAATTGATGTTACCGATTACACATGAAGGATACTTGAGTGACGCAAAACTGACCTTAGCACTAGAGGTGTCTATCgacaaattgaaagaataaGTCAATTGCAGAGCTATTGATACATACTTGGTTAGCAATCGAtaatctgttgaaatataaatctagattgtaagatatattaaagagatgacttataagaatcagaaagagacaattggtctgtaaaacaaaataaacgaagtcagatgaaaccctaacagaatgtcaatcgataatggaaagatatcggatgataatctatcacgagacgtttacaactcaggagtctgactacgaaggagtctatggcatggaacatgaaataacagttgtactgtggattctatgggactagaaatggtgtgatgacgatgaaaattcttccctcgtcgtcctctcttatggttcaataggcgcgaagtattaggtataaatactgacgtattttccagatattaaaaCCCAGTTCAACACAAAGGTACGCAGCTTCCAAATGGACAGAGGATCCGAATATACTAATAAGACAATTCGTAACTTCTTCAAGGAGTACGGAATAATCCCGTGCTACACTTCCGTAGGTGACTCAAAAGCAAACGGAGTAGCTGAACGCCTTAATTATACACTGCTCGATGATTGCCGGACACTGCTTCGCAGTAGCAATCTACCATTACATCTTTGGTTCTATGCAGTGCAGTTCTCGACGCTAATGAGGAACTCATTAATAACGTCCAGTGTTGGCACTTCCTCCAGGGCCAAAGCAGGCCTGACAGGACTAGATGTCAGCActattttaccatttggaCAACGTGTCATGGTAAATATTCCGCCAAAGAACAAACTTAGACCACGGGGTATAGTGGGATTCGCACTCACACCATCCGCGGAATCCCATGGCTATCTAATATACATCCCATCGAAACATACCGTCACTGACACTACGAACTACCTGATAATTCGGGGTGATCCTCACGACAGAACAGATGACGCCGACGCAGTCATTGCTCCCCTACTTGATCAACTCGAAGCCAGACAGGACGGTGAATTCGATAATAATATGTCCACCCATTCGGGTGGTATGGAAATGGATGTGTCAATCCATTCGGGTGGTACCATTCATCAAAGGCCTGTATCACCAACCCCAACAGCCGATAACCTATCTACCTCGTCGGGTGGTAATGACCCCATCCAAACTGGAACCACAGATACAACTGAAGTCATACCAGAGTATATCCCCGAGGGCAACAATGATGTTCTAGGACCAGACATCCATGATGATCCACCGGAACATACCAATGATGATCCTCCTGAACATACCAGTGACGAGATCGCTGATAATATCGAGGAACATGGTTCAAACATGATCAATGAAGATCCCCGaatcaatcttcaaagcgCAAACCATGCTGTCACCTATGATAATACAGAAGGTGACGATCAGCCCACGCAGAATGAACCAACGTCAAACCCCATAAATGATCCAGCAAACGATCACCCATCGTCCGCCATCATTGACAGCACTAAGACACCGGATCCAATTCCCGATACCGTCTCAAGAAGAaccatcaataatgatattgaccCAAGCAGTGCAATTGCATCCACAGTCGGAATACAGGCATCTGCTTACGATGATGTTGCTCCTATTACGGAAGATGAGCGCACCACATCATCGACCTCCACAGCAGAACTCGATCCACTTCCCAGCGAGGAAGACTCCCCCGTACCAGAGAGTACTACTGTAGCAACTCCCGATAGCGAAACACCTGAGTCTATCTCCAATGTGGGTGGTAACGATCAGTCTCCAGAAGTTAATGCTAAAAGtttagaagaaagaaagaatagaatttttcagtaccGTAATGGCGACATCCCGAGGGTAAAGCCACCAagtacaaaaagaaaaagtaattTAGCTCTaggtgaaattgaagataggACTCAACGCAAGAGACCAAAGCGTCATATACTTTATGTCAACGCAGTACACTCGAATCCAACTCCTCATGTTAAACCCTCCTTAAGTTACTATGAGGCAATtgtcaataatgatgataaaaatgatgcaaaaggATACAACGAAGCCTACATGAAGGAATATGaccaattgatcaaaatgaagacCTGGGATCCTAACAAACCTATGAATGAAAAGACGATCCCTAGACAACAAATAATAAACTCcatgtttattttcaacactaAGAGAGATGGAAGGAAGAAATGCAGATTCGTTGCAAGAGGTGACCAGCAGAAGGCTGGAACTTACAAAGAAGACCTCAAAGCAAACACGGTACATCATTACGCCCTGATGACCAGTCTCAACATAGCACTagacaagaaaatgtttatcACCCAATTAGACATATCCTCAGCGTACCTATACGctgaattggaagaagatctgTACATCAGAGCACCTCCACACATGAAgctcaaaggaaaagcaTTCAAGTTGAACAAGTCACTATATGGACTTAAGCAGAGCGGAGCGAACTGGTACAAGATGATTGGCAGTTACTTAACCAACTCTTGCAACATGACAGAATTAACCGGTTGGCCATGCGtgttcaaagatgaaaatgaatgtttTGTATGCCTCTTTGTAGACGACATGATCGTCCTGTCTAAAGATATCAAGGCAGCAAACAAACTGGTCAAAActctaaagaaaaagttcgAGACCAAAGTGATCCATGATGGGAAATTAGACGAAAACAACATGGCCACATACGATATTCTAGGACTGGAAATAGAATATACGTTcggaaagaaaatgacaataGGAATGGAAAACTCCTTAACCGAAAAGCTTCCACATTTAGGTTTTGATATCGAAAAGGATAACAAGAAGTTTCTTGTGCCAGGCACACCAGGTGAACATATCCACAAAGATAATCTGGtcgttgaagaagacgactacaaagaaaaggttaAGCAAATGCAGAAGGCTATAGGATTGCTATCATATGTGGGATACAAATATAGATTCGATATTCTATATTATGTGAACATCTTAGCTCAGCATACACTATACCCCTCAGAGCAAGTGGAGAAACTCACCAAACAGCTGTTGAACTTCGTGTGGCAGTCAAAACACAAAAAGCTGATTTGGCATGCCAACAAGCATACCAAGACAAATAGGATTACCGCTATCACTGACGCATCGTTTGCGAATGAAGAAGGATTCCGATCACAATTGGGCCATTACTACTGCCTAAATGGAAAAGTCATCGGTGGGAGATCTTCTAGCGAAAAACTGCGTGTCATATCATCTACCGAAGCAGAAATATATGCGGTAAGCGAGTCAGTCCCAATGTTACAAGGATTAGCATGCCTagtaaaacaaattgatccatcatcatcacttaGATCGAAGATACTAACTGACTCAAAACCTACTATATCAATAGTAGAGG carries:
- a CDS encoding uncharacterized protein (Ty-like retrotransposon), whose amino-acid sequence is MDRGSEYTNKTIRNFFKEYGIIPCYTSVGDSKANGVAERLNYTLLDDCRTLLRSSNLPLHLWFYAVQFSTLMRNSLITSSVGTSSRAKAGLTGLDVSTILPFGQRVMVNIPPKNKLRPRGIVGFALTPSAESHGYLIYIPSKHTVTDTTNYLIIRGDPHDRTDDADAVIAPLLDQLEARQDGEFDNNMSTHSGGMEMDVSIHSGGTIHQRPVSPTPTADNLSTSSGGNDPIQTGTTDTTEVIPEYIPEGNNDVLGPDIHDDPPEHTNDDPPEHTSDEIADNIEEHGSNMINEDPRINLQSANHAVTYDNTEGDDQPTQNEPTSNPINDPANDHPSSAIIDSTKTPDPIPDTVSRRTINNDIDPSSAIASTVGIQASAYDDVAPITEDERTTSSTSTAELDPLPSEEDSPVPESTTVATPDSETPESISNVGGNDQSPEVNAKSLEERKNRIFQYRNGDIPRVKPPSTKRKSNLALGEIEDRTQRKRPKRHILYVNAVHSNPTPHVKPSLSYYEAIVNNDDKNDAKGYNEAYMKEYDQLIKMKTWDPNKPMNEKTIPRQQIINSMFIFNTKRDGRKKCRFVARGDQQKAGTYKEDLKANTVHHYALMTSLNIALDKKMFITQLDISSAYLYAELEEDLYIRAPPHMKLKGKAFKLNKSLYGLKQSGANWYKMIGSYLTNSCNMTELTGWPCVFKDENECFVCLFVDDMIVLSKDIKAANKLVKTLKKKFETKVIHDGKLDENNMATYDILGLEIEYTFGKKMTIGMENSLTEKLPHLGFDIEKDNKKFLVPGTPGEHIHKDNLVVEEDDYKEKVKQMQKAIGLLSYVGYKYRFDILYYVNILAQHTLYPSEQVEKLTKQLLNFVWQSKHKKLIWHANKHTKTNRITAITDASFANEEGFRSQLGHYYCLNGKVIGGRSSSEKLRVISSTEAEIYAVSESVPMLQGLACLVKQIDPSSSLRSKILTDSKPTISIVEDQSEVSRAFRNRFFGTRAFRLRDEARRNDLKFEYIKTEDNYADILTKPTSIAIFKKLTHSWVK